The following are encoded together in the Pseudodesulfovibrio indicus genome:
- a CDS encoding DUF169 domain-containing protein: MTMQSLLDGTATFLDHLGLGEAPFGVHYSDTLPENAYGPKKGAPISRELEDARALDMQEVMKTFSCVMGNVWLARKKGGAAYISSEEYGCVGGAYYCSMMKPHLRFIEHYVSTGYEGTPLHGERYMPDPDAMRAFMEEVNPREAPGKYCIFKPLSLFTDETKPEFVIFFARPEVLSGLFTQAVFATGDMDCVVSPFGAGCTNMVSWPLYYKGKGLEKAVIGGFDPSARKFMKTDELTFTVSLDLYEKMLAALPESMFTHETDWKGVRKKVARSAKAWGEAD, translated from the coding sequence ATGACCATGCAATCCCTACTCGACGGCACCGCCACCTTTCTGGACCACCTCGGCCTGGGAGAAGCCCCCTTCGGCGTCCACTATTCCGATACCCTGCCGGAGAACGCCTACGGCCCGAAAAAAGGCGCGCCCATCTCGCGCGAGCTGGAGGATGCGCGGGCGCTGGACATGCAGGAAGTCATGAAGACCTTCTCCTGCGTCATGGGCAACGTCTGGCTGGCGCGGAAAAAGGGCGGCGCGGCGTACATCTCGTCCGAGGAGTACGGCTGCGTCGGCGGCGCGTACTACTGCTCCATGATGAAGCCCCACCTGCGCTTCATCGAGCACTACGTGTCCACCGGGTACGAGGGCACGCCCCTGCACGGCGAGCGGTACATGCCCGATCCCGACGCCATGCGCGCATTCATGGAAGAGGTGAACCCCCGCGAGGCCCCCGGCAAGTACTGCATCTTCAAGCCTCTCTCCCTGTTCACCGACGAGACCAAGCCGGAATTCGTCATCTTCTTCGCCCGGCCCGAGGTGCTGTCCGGCCTGTTCACCCAGGCGGTGTTCGCCACCGGGGACATGGATTGCGTGGTCTCCCCCTTCGGCGCGGGCTGCACCAATATGGTCAGCTGGCCCCTGTACTACAAGGGCAAGGGGCTGGAGAAGGCCGTCATCGGCGGCTTCGATCCCTCGGCCCGGAAGTTCATGAAGACCGACGAGCTGACCTTCACGGTCTCCCTGGACCTCTACGAAAAGATGCTGGCCGCCCTGCCGGAATCCATGTTCACCCACGAGACGGACTGGAAGGGAGTGCGCAAGAAGGTCGCGCGCAGCGCCAAGGCGTGGGGCGAGGCGGACTAG